In the genome of Raphanus sativus cultivar WK10039 chromosome 4, ASM80110v3, whole genome shotgun sequence, one region contains:
- the LOC108852282 gene encoding protein BIC1: protein MNNIDDTTSPAHQINPFQPPSEKTQQDPGLSEEASSLSDKIDQALPEEKKQNQENERAVTGREKLKKHRREMAGRVWIPEIWGQEDLLKDWIDCSTFDTCLVPNGISSARAALVQEARQAASASGGLHNRCLILR from the coding sequence ATGAACAACATCGACGATACGACGTCTCCCGCCCACCAGATCAACCCATTTCAACCTCCCTCCGAAAAAACCCAACAAGATCCAGGTTTGTCCGAGGAGGCCTCTTCTCTTTCCGACAAGATAGATCAAGCTTTGCCcgaagagaagaaacaaaatcaaGAAAACGAGAGAGCGGTCACTGGGAGAGAGAAACTAAAGAAGCACAGGAGAGAGATGGCCGGAAGAGTTTGGATACCAGAGATATGGGGACAAGAAGACCTTCTTAAGGACTGGATCGACTGTTCGACGTTTGATACGTGTTTAGTCCCTAACGGGATCTCGTCAGCACGTGCGGCTCTCGTCCAAGAAGCTAGGCAAGCTGCTTCAGCTTCTGGTGGGTTACATAATCGTTGCTTGATCTTACGCtga